In the Hordeum vulgare subsp. vulgare chromosome 7H, MorexV3_pseudomolecules_assembly, whole genome shotgun sequence genome, one interval contains:
- the LOC123407383 gene encoding RNA polymerase sigma factor sigA: MTATPSLIGLSAGNRLLSTSFGPPNDLLSDKVNSHMTSAAGDAHGSSSLQFAPPAASKLTVAAHRLKLSPHGRAQVMRALRQSALAPQPPPLLLADEFSLDAIILLQRSMLEKQWKLPFEDDDGGGDGHHGDDIDSAEDDDDKSRSSSVVVARSGVSARQRRMSGRRRGRSKKGSGAVHLSISPELLQSRNRIYLRGTVSKELLTHKQVVHLSKKIKDGIWLQQQRSKLTEILGNEPSYKQMAQSLRISTPELRSRMRESFLAREVLTMSNIRLVISIAQKYDKLGVELSDLIQGGLIGLLRGIEKFDASRGFRISTYVYWWIRQGVSRALADNSKTFRLPTYMHERLIAIRAAKYALEDQGVSPTTQNIAELLNISEKKVHNATEAVNKALSLDQQAFPSLNGLPGDTLHSYIEDQNVANDPWHGFEEWYLKEEVNNLLISNLTERERHIIRLYHGIGKQCHTWEDISRQFGLSRERVRQVGLIAMEKLKHAARRKKLDALLQDY; the protein is encoded by the exons ATGACGGCGACGCCTTCTTTGATCGGGCTGAGCGCAGGCAACCGCCTTCTGAGCACGTCCTTCGGGCCGCCCAATGACCTGCTCTCCGACAAGGTCAACAGCCACATGACCAGCGCGGCGGGAGACGCCCACGGCTCCTCCTCGCTGCAGTTCGCGCCACCGGCCGCATCGAAGCTCACCGTCGCCGCGCACAGGCTCAAGCTCTCCCCACATGGCCGCGCGCAGGTCATGCGTGCCCTCAGGCAGAGCGCGCTCGCGCCGCAGCCTCCACCACTGTTGCTCGCCGACGAGTTCTCTCTCGATGCCATTATCCTGCTGCAGAGGTCCATGCTCGAGAAGCAGTGGAAGCTCCCCTTcgaggacgacgacggcggcggcgatggcCACCATGGGGATGACATTGATTCGgccgaggacgatgacgacaagagcAGGAGCAGCTCCGTCGTCGTGGCGCGCTCCGGCGTCTCGGCGAGGCAGCGGCGGATGAGCGGCCGGAGGCGCGGGAGGTCCAAGAAAGGCAGCGGCGCCGTGCACCTGAGCATCAGCCCCGAGCTGCTGCAGAGCAGAAACCGCATATACCTCCGCGGCACCGTCAGCAAGGAGCTCCTCACGCACAAGCAGGTTGTCCACCTCTCCAAGAAGATCAAGGACGGGATATGGCTGCAGCAGCAAAGATCAAA GCTGACAGAAATACTGGGGAATGAGCCGTCCTACAAGCAGATGGCCCAATCACTTCGGATATCGACACCGGAGCTGCGGTCAAGAATGCGCGAGTCGTTCCTCGCGAGGGAGGTGCTAACGATGAGCAACATCCGTTTGGTCATATCCATCGCCCAGAAGTATGACAAGTTGGGGGTTGAGCTGTCCGACCTGATTCAG GGTGGTCTCATAGGGCTACTCCGCGGGATTGAAAAGTTCGATGCATCCAGGGGGTTCAGAATTTCCACTTACGTATACTGGTGGATTCGTCAG GGTGTTTCAAGGGCACTCGCGGACAACTCGAAAACATTCAGGCTCCCTACTTACATGCATGAGAGGCTGATTGCGATTCGTGCTGCAAAGTACGCATTGGAGGACCAAGGGGTTTCTCCGACAACACAA AACATCGCAGAGTTGCTCAATATATCGGAAAAGAAAGTACACAATGCTACAGAG GCTGTCAACAAGGCTCTTTCGTTGGATCAACAGGCATTCCCCTCCTTAAATGGCCTACCTGGAGATACACTCCATAGC TATATAGAGGATCAAAATGTTGCGAATGATCCATGGCATGGATTTGAGGAGTGGTATCTAAAG GAGGAAGTCAACAACCTTCTAATCTCAAATCTAACTGAACGTGAGAGGCACATCATTCGGTTATATCATGGTATAGGAAAACAATGCCATACATGGGAGGATATTAGCAGACA GTTCGGGCTTTCCAGGGAGAGGGTGAGGCAAGTAGGGCTTATCGCAATGGAGAAGCTGAAGCATGCTGCGAGGCGGAAAAAGCTGGATGCGTTGCTCCAGGATTACTGA